The Acidimicrobiales bacterium genome contains the following window.
ACCGGCAGGGTCTTCCGCTTGCCACAGGCCAAGGCATGGGGGAACGCAAGCCGTAGATCTCAGCACGGCCAGTTAGCGCTGGTGGGGTCAACCGCATGTCGGTTACGGGTCCTACTGGTGTCTACTTCGCCGACTCTTGCGGTAGGCGAGCCCCTTCGCGGTGCCGATACCTATGCTGACGGGGACTGCAAGAAGCCGACTCGCCGCGCCGACAAGTGCCCTTGAGCGGCCAACCACGAGCGTCCTGCAGAAGCGCCACGGGACCGGCGAGCGCGGGCCGAAGTGGGCGACGAGGACGAACATGTGATTTCGATTCCCGTTGAAGTCGTATCTCAGATCGAACCGGCGCCCCTTTGCTTGCGGTGCGCCGATGTGGCGCACTCCGGCACGTGGGTTGAACACCAAGCGCCAGCCGGCGTCGCGAACGCGTAGCGAGACGTAGAGGTCTTCGCGTAGAGCCGATACCCCGGCAGGCCAGGCTGGGATCCCGCCGGAGTCCTCCAGCGCGGCGCGGCGAAACGACATGTTGCACCCGATGAGGTGGTCGACCTCGATCTCCTCGCCAGGATCCGCTGCGAAGAACCCCGTGAGAGATCCGTCGGTGAAGAACCGACCGATCTGGTCAGAGCCTTCGACCTCCTCGCCGGGTTGGCCATTTCGTGCCTGCCCGCCCACGCCACCGATTCCGGCCCCGTAGCTTCCCGCGAGTTCGGCCAGCCAGTTCGGGTCGGCAAAGGCGTCGTCGTCGAGGAACGCGACGACGTCCCCGTCCGTTTCGGCGACACCGATCTGCCGCGATCGCGGCAGGGTGCCCATTCCTTCGTCGTTCCTTGTGTATCTGGCACTGGAGAACGTGGCGACGACGGAGCGGCTCTCATCGTCGGGTGAGGCGTCCACGACCAAGATCTCCCGCGGGGTCGCCGTCTGGAGCTCGAGATGTTCGAGGCACGAACGCAACACTTCAGGCCGTTTGTAGGTCGCGATCACGACTGACACGGATCTGGGCTCGACGCGCCCACCCCCGCGGGTCGGCACCGTTGATGCCACGCTCATCGTCGAAGCCTCGAACGAGCTCGGGCCAGGTGGAACGTGAGTGAACGGCCCATCGCAGCCGGGAGTTCGCTGAGCAATTCACGCATGCCCGGCGACTCCGTGGCCAGCAACTGGGGGTGTACGGCGTCCGCGATGATGGGCCACAAGTTCGGGCGGTGACCGTGGATGCTCGGGTCGACGAAGAGGAAGAGGTTCTGTCGGCACCAGAATGCCACGTCTCGATCGTGCCAGAGTGCGGGTCGGACGACATCCCAGGCTTCGAATCCGTTGCTGGCAAAGGCGTCGATCCAGTAGCTCTGCCAACGTTCGTTGATGTGCTCGACGCCACCCTGTTGAGGGATTGCGGCCGAGAAGAGGACCGCTGGGGCGAGGGCAGTCAACTCGCGGACGAACCCCTGCGCTCTCGCGGGTGGAAGGTGCTCGGCTACCTCGATGCTCATCGCAAGATCGAAGCGCTCATCCACGGTGAGTGGTCGGGTGAGGTCTGTAGGCCTGAAGCAGGAACGGGGTATGGCCAGGAGCTCAGCCGGTACATACGGGCCGTCGAGGCCGATGACGTCGCAGGCTGTGAGCCCGGCAAGGGCGCTGAGCCAGTCCCCAGTGCCACACCCCACATCGATCGCTCGGGCAGGGGAGACGAACTCGAGAACGATCGGGAGCACCTTCGAAGCCGAGGCGCGAGCGCTCCCTGCGAGGCCTGCGTAGAAGTCATCGTCGTAGCTTCCATTCACTTGGGCTGGTCCTCGGCAGATCGGGTTCGAGCGGGTGACCGGCTACCAGGCGAGGATGACCGATGGCCCTCCTCGGCCCAGACGGGGAAAGCCGACGCTTCCTTGGCGAATCGGCCACTCGAGGTCGAGGCTCGAGTGTTGGATGGTGCGGTCTCCCGCTCCAGCATCAGCCTGTGGAGTTCGTCTGCCCGGTGCTCCCAAGTGTTGGCGCGGGCAAAGCGTATGGATGGAGTCGAACGTGTGCCCTCCGTCAGCGCCTCTTGGATGGCTGCGGAGAAGGAGTCGGCGGTCTTTGCGACGCGGACGGGCGGGGAAAGGGCGCGACATGCCGCAGAGTCGAAGGCGACCACGGGCAGCCCGTAGGCGCTGTACTCATAGACCTTCGTCGGGTTCACGCCGTCGCTGATCGGCCCGGCGACGAACGGGACCAACCCGACGTGGGCGGAGCTGAGGAGAGCGATCTTCTCCGCTTCGGTCACCGTGCCCTTCACCTCGACATTGGGCAACAGTCGTAGCGCGGCAACGGTTGCCTCGGAGTTCACTCGCCCGGCGATGACGAACCGACAATGAGCAAGGCGCTCAGCAACTCCGGCCAAGAGGGAGGCGTCGAAGCGCCAGTCGACGGTGCCCACGTAGACGGCGAGAGGGGGCCCAGCAGGGGCAGGCCGGTTCTTGACGATCAGGGCGTCCGACACGGCGTTTGGGAGCAGCCCGGCAGCAAGCCCGCGTCGCTGAAGCTCCTCGACGAGGCTCGGCGCTGTAGCCAGAAGGAGATCTGCCATGCGGGCCACCCGGGCTGTCGTCTTCCATACCGCGTTGGCGTCACCTTCGAAGATGGGGTCGATCACCTCGATGCCTCTGAGCACCCCGCGCCTGGCCTTAGCCCAATCCGAGAAAGCTCCCATCGTGTAGGTCCAGTACGACGTGACACCGATCGTGTGAAGCAGCCGATCCAGACTCCGGTCGTTCAACAGGGCAGCGACCCCGGGTCGCCTCCTGCGGAGCGCCTCGTACCCGCGACTCAATGACTGCGGGACGACTTCCACTC
Protein-coding sequences here:
- a CDS encoding glycosyltransferase, producing the protein MSVVIATYKRPEVLRSCLEHLELQTATPREILVVDASPDDESRSVVATFSSARYTRNDEGMGTLPRSRQIGVAETDGDVVAFLDDDAFADPNWLAELAGSYGAGIGGVGGQARNGQPGEEVEGSDQIGRFFTDGSLTGFFAADPGEEIEVDHLIGCNMSFRRAALEDSGGIPAWPAGVSALREDLYVSLRVRDAGWRLVFNPRAGVRHIGAPQAKGRRFDLRYDFNGNRNHMFVLVAHFGPRSPVPWRFCRTLVVGRSRALVGAASRLLAVPVSIGIGTAKGLAYRKSRRSRHQ
- a CDS encoding class I SAM-dependent methyltransferase; translation: MNGSYDDDFYAGLAGSARASASKVLPIVLEFVSPARAIDVGCGTGDWLSALAGLTACDVIGLDGPYVPAELLAIPRSCFRPTDLTRPLTVDERFDLAMSIEVAEHLPPARAQGFVRELTALAPAVLFSAAIPQQGGVEHINERWQSYWIDAFASNGFEAWDVVRPALWHDRDVAFWCRQNLFLFVDPSIHGHRPNLWPIIADAVHPQLLATESPGMRELLSELPAAMGRSLTFHLARARSRLRR
- a CDS encoding glycosyltransferase encodes the protein MEVVPQSLSRGYEALRRRRPGVAALLNDRSLDRLLHTIGVTSYWTYTMGAFSDWAKARRGVLRGIEVIDPIFEGDANAVWKTTARVARMADLLLATAPSLVEELQRRGLAAGLLPNAVSDALIVKNRPAPAGPPLAVYVGTVDWRFDASLLAGVAERLAHCRFVIAGRVNSEATVAALRLLPNVEVKGTVTEAEKIALLSSAHVGLVPFVAGPISDGVNPTKVYEYSAYGLPVVAFDSAACRALSPPVRVAKTADSFSAAIQEALTEGTRSTPSIRFARANTWEHRADELHRLMLERETAPSNTRASTSSGRFAKEASAFPVWAEEGHRSSSPGSRSPARTRSAEDQPK